In a single window of the Trichoderma breve strain T069 chromosome 6, whole genome shotgun sequence genome:
- a CDS encoding polysaccharide pyruvyl transferase domain-containing protein, protein MLLANRFGRATIIAGGTLLISLLLVILAQSADLRSHLPSSTSIWPAKECSAASLGESRRNISYDLTTPPSVGCEDIVNDLQQRLIQAYTKSLKGVRYANIWGYLETENKGDAAIWSAQQILMSMLGIEMMEACRFVDRDCDIGKFRKVLEEHRPHSAIIMAGGGNFNDYYWEDQPSRMKMIETFTNVSIRAFPQSVYMTNPERIKATEEAFGKHKDLQLAARDQPSYDWLDKTFGKTEGIDSHLVPDIAFMWGNRSDFRVNGKKTHDILILARKDAEISDGDSSNIEFGEGEMDLGGSIGKVTYQKVDWKFTHTPDIDPPKARDEANGTPAPKRENGKNQRAWAKAIAGFELLGSARFVITDRLHGHILSTLIGVPHVLMDSKLGKNLNFHNTWTRDCECTRIAFSIQEALDVARLYFEKEKIEQPQH, encoded by the exons ATGCTTCTTGCGAATCGGTTTGGCCGGGCCACGATTATCGCTGGGGGCACCCTTCTGATATCGTTGCTCTTGGTGATACTGGCTCAGAGTGCCGACCTGAGATCACATCTCCCTAGCTCCACGTCAATATGGCCGGCTAAGGAGTGCTCTGCGGCGTCTTTGGGCGAGAGCAGGAGGAACATTTCTTATGACCTAACGACACCACCTTCGGTCGGATGTGAGGACATTGTCAACGATCTCCAACAACGACTCATCCAAGCATATACAAAGAGTCTGAAGGGTGTTCGATATGCAAACATCTGGGGTTATCTGGAAACAGAGAACAAGGGCGATGCCGCCATTTGGTCCGCCCAGCAGATTCTCATGAGCATGCTCGGtattgagatgatggaggcaTGCCG GTTCGTTGACAGAGACTGCGACATTGGGAAATTTCGCAAAGTCCTCGAAGAGCACCGCCCTCATTCGGCCATTATCATGGCAGGTGGCGGCAACTTCAACGACTACTACTGGGAGGACCAGCCTTCGCGTATGAAGATGATTGAGACCTTTACCAACGTTTCTATTCGAGCATTCCCTCAGAGCGTTTACATGACCAACCCGGAGCGCATCAAGGCGACCGAAGAGGCTTTTGGGAAGCACAAAGATCTGCAGCTTGCCGCACGCGACCAGCCCAGCTACGACTGGCTCGACAAGACGTTTGGCAAGACGGAGGGAATCGACAGCCATCTCGTGCCAGACATTGCATTCATGTGGGGGAACCGATCCGACTTCCGAGTCAATGGAAAGAAGAC ACACGATATTCTCATCCTCGCTCGAAAGGATGCGGAAATTTCCGATGGCGATTCGTCCAATATTGAATTTGGAGAAGGCGAAATGGACCTCGGCGGAAGCATCGGCAAGGTCACCTACCAGAAAGTCGACTGGAAATTCACCCACACGCCGGACATCGACCCGCCAAAGGCCCGTGATGAAGCCAACGGCACACCGGCACCCAAGCGAGAGAATGGCAAAAACCAGCGTGCCtgggccaaggccattgccggaTTCGAACTCCTGGGATCTGCTCGCTTCGTCATCACCGACCGTCTTCACGGCCACATTCTGTCCACACTTATCGGAGTTCCCCATGTTCTCATGGACAGCAAGCTGGGCAAGAACCTCAACTTCCACAACACCTGGACACGCGACTGCGAATGCACAAGGATTGCCTTTTCCATCCAAGAGGCATTAGACGTCGCACGCTTGTATtttgagaaggagaagattgagcagccgcagcaTTAG